The Desulfuromonadales bacterium genome window below encodes:
- the hisA gene encoding 1-(5-phosphoribosyl)-5-[(5-phosphoribosylamino)methylideneamino]imidazole-4-carboxamide isomerase produces the protein IDLKEGRCVRLEQGLMERDTVYSDDPAAQAHIWQEQGGELLHIVDLDGAFAGVPRNREAIAAIVRAIDIPTELGGGIRDLATIEAYLELGVGRVILGTVAKENPQLVAEACRLFPGRIVVGIDARDGLVAVRGWADVTEKKASDLAKEMEGFGVSAIIYTDIARDGMLQGPNLEATRLLAESISIPVIASGGVSSLRDIENLMAIEASGVVGVITGKAIYTGALDLREAVALTKKGKSC, from the coding sequence ATCGATCTGAAAGAAGGCCGCTGCGTCCGGCTGGAGCAGGGTCTCATGGAAAGAGATACCGTCTACTCGGACGACCCCGCCGCCCAGGCGCACATCTGGCAGGAGCAGGGCGGGGAGCTGTTGCACATCGTCGATCTCGACGGCGCCTTTGCCGGCGTCCCGCGCAACCGCGAGGCGATCGCCGCCATTGTCCGGGCCATCGACATTCCGACCGAACTGGGAGGCGGCATCCGCGACCTGGCCACCATCGAGGCCTATCTCGAACTGGGTGTCGGCCGGGTCATCCTGGGGACGGTGGCCAAGGAGAATCCGCAATTGGTGGCCGAGGCGTGCCGCCTCTTCCCCGGCAGAATCGTCGTCGGCATCGACGCCAGGGACGGGCTCGTCGCCGTCCGCGGCTGGGCCGACGTCACGGAGAAGAAGGCCAGCGACCTGGCGAAAGAGATGGAAGGCTTCGGCGTTTCGGCGATCATCTACACCGACATCGCCCGCGACGGCATGCTGCAGGGGCCTAACCTCGAGGCGACGCGGCTTCTCGCCGAGTCGATCTCGATCCCCGTCATCGCCTCCGGCGGCGTCTCCAGCCTCAGAGACATCGAGAATCTGATGGCCATCGAGGCTTCCGGCGTGGTCGGGGTGATCACCGGCAAGGCGATCTACACCGGCGCGCTCGACCTGCGGGAAGCGGTGGCGCTGACGAAAAAAGGGAAATCATGCTGA
- the hisF gene encoding imidazole glycerol phosphate synthase subunit HisF, whose amino-acid sequence MLTKRIIPCLDVKDGRVVKGVQFVGLRDAGDPVEAAEAYDAQGADELTFLDITASHEKRGIILDVVARTAERVFMPLTVGGGVREIADIRNLLNAGADKVSINTAAVHRPEFVREAAERFGSQCIVVAIDARRVPGSVPLAWEVYTHGGRNPTGIDAVEWAARMETFGAGEILLTSMDKDGTKDGYDIELTRAISDRVRIPVIASGGVGNLEHIHQGLTAGGASAALAASIFHFREYTIRECKEYLQERGVAVRL is encoded by the coding sequence ATGCTGACCAAGCGCATCATCCCCTGCCTTGACGTCAAGGACGGCCGCGTCGTCAAAGGTGTCCAGTTCGTAGGACTGCGCGACGCCGGCGACCCGGTGGAAGCAGCCGAGGCCTACGATGCCCAGGGGGCCGACGAACTGACCTTTCTCGATATCACCGCCTCGCACGAGAAGCGAGGGATCATCCTCGACGTTGTCGCCCGCACCGCCGAGCGGGTCTTCATGCCGCTCACCGTCGGCGGCGGCGTGCGGGAGATCGCCGATATCCGCAATCTGCTCAATGCCGGGGCGGACAAGGTATCGATCAACACCGCCGCGGTACACCGTCCCGAATTCGTGCGGGAGGCGGCCGAGCGCTTCGGTTCCCAGTGCATCGTGGTGGCGATCGACGCCCGCCGGGTGCCGGGCAGCGTCCCCCTAGCCTGGGAAGTGTATACCCACGGCGGCCGCAATCCGACCGGCATCGATGCCGTCGAGTGGGCGGCGCGGATGGAGACCTTCGGAGCCGGGGAGATCCTGCTGACCTCCATGGACAAGGACGGCACCAAGGACGGCTACGACATCGAGTTGACCCGAGCCATCAGCGATCGCGTCCGGATACCGGTCATCGCTTCGGGCGGCGTCGGCAACCTCGAGCATATCCACCAGGGTTTGACCGCCGGCGGGGCAAGCGCCGCTTTGGCTGCGAGCATCTTCCACTTCCGCGAGTACACCATACGTGAGTGCAAGGAGTATCTGCAGGAACGCGGGGTGGCAGTCAGACTTTAA
- the hisIE gene encoding bifunctional phosphoribosyl-AMP cyclohydrolase/phosphoribosyl-ATP diphosphatase HisIE has translation MSLIDQLKFDQNGLIPAITRDVANGDVLMMAFMNAEAVEKTLQTGKVHYYSRSRRQLWMKGESSGHVQTVREIRFDCDADCLLLSVEQAGAACHTGHRSCFYRVWDEQGVRSEGEREVDPAAVYGRTDVLDAVYHVIQERRQNPTEKSYVASLFAKGLDKILGKIGEEATETAVAGKGGDPEEVVYEVADLFFHTLVLLGYYDLPPERIYAELRRRFGLSGIVEKESRGK, from the coding sequence ATGTCTTTAATCGATCAGCTCAAATTCGACCAGAACGGCCTGATCCCCGCCATCACCCGCGACGTGGCGAACGGGGATGTATTGATGATGGCCTTCATGAACGCCGAAGCGGTGGAAAAAACCCTGCAGACCGGTAAGGTCCACTACTATTCGCGCTCGCGGCGCCAGCTCTGGATGAAGGGGGAGAGCTCCGGGCATGTGCAGACGGTGCGCGAAATCCGCTTCGACTGTGACGCCGACTGCCTGCTGCTGAGCGTCGAACAGGCCGGAGCCGCCTGTCATACCGGCCATCGCTCCTGTTTCTACCGGGTTTGGGATGAGCAGGGCGTGCGCAGCGAGGGGGAAAGGGAGGTCGACCCGGCTGCCGTCTACGGCCGTACAGACGTGCTCGATGCCGTCTACCACGTCATCCAGGAGCGTCGCCAGAACCCCACGGAAAAATCCTACGTCGCTTCGCTGTTCGCCAAGGGGCTCGACAAGATCCTCGGCAAGATCGGCGAGGAGGCGACCGAAACGGCCGTGGCGGGCAAGGGGGGGGACCCGGAAGAGGTGGTCTATGAGGTGGCCGATCTGTTTTTTCACACCCTGGTCCTGCTCGGCTACTACGACCTGCCGCCGGAGCGGATCTATGCCGAATTACGCCGGCGCTTCGGCCTCTCCGGCATTGTCGAGAAGGAGAGCCGCGGCAAATAG
- a CDS encoding GatB/YqeY domain-containing protein, protein MNLNEQLNEAMKAAMKARDSLRLNAIRMIRTAIKNREIDERRELDDQEGIGVLSTLVKQRKESAQVYREGGRPELAEKEEQELAIIQEFLPTQLGEEEIRAIIEAAVSETGAASMKDMGRVMKVVTGKTLGRADGRLVSELVKARLSA, encoded by the coding sequence ATGAATCTTAACGAGCAGTTGAACGAGGCGATGAAGGCGGCCATGAAGGCCAGGGATTCCCTGCGCCTGAACGCCATCCGCATGATCAGGACGGCGATCAAGAACCGCGAGATCGACGAGCGTCGCGAACTGGACGACCAGGAAGGGATTGGCGTCCTTTCCACCCTCGTGAAGCAGAGAAAGGAGTCGGCCCAGGTCTATCGGGAAGGCGGGCGCCCCGAGCTGGCTGAGAAGGAAGAACAGGAACTGGCGATTATCCAGGAGTTCCTGCCGACGCAGCTTGGCGAGGAGGAAATCCGCGCCATCATTGAGGCGGCGGTAAGTGAAACTGGAGCCGCTTCGATGAAGGACATGGGGCGGGTGATGAAGGTTGTCACCGGCAAAACGCTCGGCCGGGCCGATGGCCGCCTGGTCAGCGAACTGGTGAAGGCCCGGCTCTCTGCCTGA
- a CDS encoding CvpA family protein, giving the protein MNVVDVAILLILAIFLVKGVVRGLLKELCLLVGLLGGAVLAFSYHASLADLLVESLRFPPIIAVATAFLALFLTTILFFTVLGHLLSKFVNLLFLGGLNRLAGAFFGLTQGVVLLAVVLFALSLRPLPGFLQPMFKRSELAPPFIHLGEATYRGSCRVLPLCRTDAPRSAMTAR; this is encoded by the coding sequence ATGAACGTGGTCGACGTCGCTATCCTGTTGATATTGGCGATTTTTCTCGTCAAGGGTGTGGTGCGCGGGCTGCTGAAGGAGCTCTGTTTGCTGGTCGGGCTGCTCGGCGGTGCAGTGCTGGCCTTCAGCTACCATGCGTCTCTGGCGGACCTGCTGGTGGAGAGCCTGCGATTTCCGCCCATAATTGCGGTGGCGACGGCGTTTCTTGCGCTCTTCCTGACTACGATCCTCTTCTTCACCGTTCTCGGGCACCTGTTGTCGAAATTCGTCAACCTGCTCTTTCTCGGTGGACTCAACCGCCTGGCGGGCGCTTTTTTCGGTCTGACCCAGGGGGTGGTGCTGCTGGCGGTGGTCCTTTTCGCCCTTTCTCTGCGCCCGCTGCCCGGATTTCTTCAGCCGATGTTCAAGCGTTCGGAACTGGCCCCGCCGTTTATCCACCTGGGGGAGGCGACTTACCGGGGAAGTTGCCGTGTGCTCCCTCTGTGCCGAACCGATGCGCCGCGTTCGGCCATGACGGCAAGATGA